A genomic window from Streptomyces sp. NBC_00234 includes:
- a CDS encoding helix-turn-helix domain-containing protein, translating into MGTPLGDFIRAKRDSTQPESLGLPDHGRRRSPGLRRLDLAARAGISVEYLTRMEQGRDRNPSVAVVNALADALSLDPSERTHLRYLAKISGGVCSAHLQPAPSRREVRPSVLATLRLLEPGIALVTNRLGDILAHTEAFRMVTSGTGMLDGDAPNLTRYVFTDPRARTFFADWDDVADEQAFDVWLGPSVENSEWFTAELAPAAGPDFTRRLNRHVVPRRGAIRLNHTTGTELHLLRETLELQQDAQQLVVYLPADEKTAEAVDHLLHGPRGLLRAIS; encoded by the coding sequence ATGGGAACGCCGTTGGGGGATTTCATCCGGGCCAAGCGCGACAGCACCCAGCCGGAATCGCTGGGTCTGCCCGATCACGGGCGCCGCCGGTCACCGGGTCTGCGCCGGCTGGATCTCGCCGCGCGCGCCGGCATCAGTGTCGAGTACCTGACCCGCATGGAGCAGGGCCGTGACCGCAACCCCTCGGTGGCGGTGGTGAACGCGCTCGCCGACGCACTCAGCCTCGACCCCTCGGAGCGGACCCACCTCCGCTACCTCGCGAAGATCAGCGGCGGCGTGTGCTCCGCGCACCTCCAGCCGGCCCCGTCGCGCCGCGAGGTCCGTCCGTCGGTCCTGGCGACCCTGCGCCTCCTCGAACCGGGGATCGCCCTCGTGACCAACCGGCTGGGCGACATCCTCGCCCACACCGAAGCCTTCCGTATGGTGACGAGCGGAACGGGAATGCTGGACGGGGACGCCCCGAACCTCACCCGGTACGTCTTCACCGACCCCCGCGCCCGGACGTTCTTCGCCGACTGGGACGACGTCGCGGACGAGCAGGCGTTCGACGTGTGGCTCGGGCCCTCCGTGGAGAACTCCGAGTGGTTCACCGCGGAACTCGCCCCCGCCGCAGGCCCCGACTTCACCCGCCGCCTGAATCGCCATGTGGTTCCCCGACGCGGCGCCATCCGCCTCAACCACACCACCGGCACCGAACTCCACCTCCTCCGCGAAACACTCGAACTCCAGCAGGACGCACAGCAGTTGGTCGTCTATCTCCCGGCGGACGAGAAGACGGCAGAGGCCGTCGACCACCTGCTCCACGGTCCCCGCGGCCTGCTGCGGGCCATCTCGTAA
- a CDS encoding NADPH-dependent FMN reductase produces MERQSKLLIIVGSVREGRFGPAVASWVAEQAGAHGGFEVEVVDLADIEIPLTLPAASPKYAGDDYPRPAGMAALTSALEGADAFVVVTPEYNHSYPASLKAAIDWHFTQWTAKPVAFVSYGGAAGGRHAVLHLENVLTELHAVTIRDGLAFPNYFTAWEDGRPLDPGAPGYAKTLLDQLAWWSAALRAARSTTPYPA; encoded by the coding sequence ATGGAGAGACAGAGCAAGCTGCTGATCATCGTCGGAAGCGTCCGCGAAGGGCGGTTCGGTCCTGCCGTGGCCTCATGGGTCGCCGAACAGGCCGGTGCTCATGGCGGGTTCGAGGTGGAGGTCGTCGATCTGGCGGACATCGAGATCCCGTTGACGCTGCCGGCGGCCTCGCCGAAGTACGCGGGCGACGACTATCCGCGTCCCGCCGGGATGGCGGCGCTGACGTCGGCCCTGGAGGGCGCCGACGCGTTCGTCGTGGTCACCCCGGAGTACAACCACAGCTATCCCGCGTCGTTGAAGGCGGCCATCGACTGGCATTTCACCCAGTGGACGGCCAAGCCCGTCGCCTTCGTCAGTTACGGCGGTGCGGCGGGCGGGCGGCACGCGGTGCTGCATCTGGAGAACGTGCTGACCGAGCTGCACGCGGTGACGATTCGGGATGGTCTCGCCTTCCCGAACTACTTCACTGCCTGGGAGGACGGCCGGCCCCTCGACCCCGGGGCCCCGGGGTACGCGAAGACGCTGCTCGACCAGCTGGCCTGGTGGTCGGCCGCGCTCCGGGCGGCGCGCAGCACCACTCCGTACCCGGCGTGA